The sequence below is a genomic window from Pseudorca crassidens isolate mPseCra1 chromosome 7, mPseCra1.hap1, whole genome shotgun sequence.
GGGTAAACTGAGTCTCCAGTGGGGATAAAGAATTCTGTGGGAAGCTTTTCTGGGACACCTGCACGCGAAAAGTAGCCTCCATTTGGTCACCGTGTTCGGGATCTTGGGCTTGAACAGCGAGAACAAGAAAAAGCTCCAGCCTTGAGCCCTCTCTATAAAGTCTGCGTCTCCCAGCGAGCAACTTGATGCACGCTTCTGCCGAGTAACGCTGATTGGCTGAatgtggaagagggaagggaaggccgGAAGTACATCCGGGGGAGTGGAAATACGGAAGGAAAGGCTCAGGTCCGGGCATCTAGAGCGACTGCTCTGCTCCGCGTCTCGTTGGTTCCGGAGGTCGCTGTGGCAGTGGGAAATGCTGGCGCGCTCGGTGCGGGCGTCTGGGGCCCTTTTGCTGAGGGTGAGTGCAAGGCATCCTTTTCTAAGGGTCGGGCCAGAGATCACTTGGGTTTTCAACTGGGAAGGGGCCAGATTCTAAGTGTGGGGAGAGAACTGGGATCGGAGGTTATGGTACTCGCCTGAGTTCCTTTCCGAGAACCCTTTAGGGTCGCGGTTTAGGGACATGCCTCCGGGACAGGCACCGAGAGGGGCGGGGTGCCCGACCGACTGGGTCTCTGCTGATCCTCGTCTTCCCTTTAGGGCTCCGTGCAGGCTTCTGGCCGCGCTGCGCGCCGCGCCTCCTCTGGATTGCCCCGAAACACCGTGGTGCTGTTTGTGCCGCAGCAAGAGGCTTGGGTGGTGGAGCGAATGGGCCGATTCCACCGCATCTTGGAGCCTGTGAGAACCTCTTCTGCCCACCCCGGGCCAGCCTGAATCCCAGTTCCCTCACGACATGGGGGAATGGGGTGAGACCTCGTTGGGGCCTGCCTTCACCTTTGGCTTCTGACACCCTAGGCCAGACCTGGCAGGGCCCAGACTGCTGACGGTCATACCCATCTTACCACCTTTTCCCATTGCGCTAGCATCCCACAGGCCCCACATTAGGAATCTCTTCTATTAATCCTCTCAGCTCCACCTGTCTGCATGGAAAAGTCTACTCTGCTGGCTCCTATCTCCTTGACTGTCCCTTCCATTCAGAGATCCAGCCTTACATTCCTATCCTTACATTCTTACGTACCGGTGACACCCCAAGCCTTCTGTTTTTCTGGGCAGAATCTATGTTGATTCCCTACCCACTCCAGGCCTAGCTTCGATCTCAACCCTACAGCCCCCCATCCTTCTGAAGACCTGTAACTCCTCTTCCCAGGGCTTGAATATCCTCATCCCTGTGTTAGACCGGATCCGATATGTGCAGAGTCTCAAGGAAATTGTCATCAACGTGCCTGAGCAGTCTGCCGTGACTCTTGGTGAGGGGTGCGGGGTGACATGGGTGCTCTGAGGCCATTAGGATGTGGTTGCAGGAGAAAGAGCTGATTGGGACCTGGAGGCCTGacctcctttctctcctgctcCTGCACCTACAGACAATGTAACTCTGCAAATCGATGGAGTCCTTTACCTGCGCATCATGGACCCTTACAAGGTATCTGTCCTCTGCTTTATTCAGCTCCTGAGTTGCTCTCCTCACTAAAATCCTGCATGCAAGCTACTGACACTATCCATGCCCCTTTCAGGCAAGCTATGGTGTGGAGGACCCTGAGTATGCTGTCACCCAGCTAGCTCAGACAACCATGAGATCAGAGCTCGGCAAACTCTCTCTGGACAAAGTCTTCCGGGTAAGGGGATCTGAGCCAGAGTTAGGGTTTGAAGACACATACCTGGCACTCTCAGTCCTTTCTGGGGATCAGTTCCGGGACCTTCTCGGTTTCGCCCCCTGAAGGTTGGGTTGAGGCCATGGAGCTTACACCTCTCTTCCTCCAGGAGCGGGAGTCCCTGAATGCTAACATCGTGGATGCTATCAACCAGGCTGCTGACTGCTGGGGCATCCGCTGCCTCCGTTATGAGATCAAGGATATCCATGTGCCACCCCGGGTGAAAGAGTCCATGCAGATGCAGGTGGGGGCCAGAGAGGGATGAGGTGGAGTACTTCAGGATGCTCCAGTTGCATAGGGACCTGGACTCCCTTCCCTGTTGTGATGGGTACAATTGCAGGTCTGTGTAAGAGTTTACTTTTACTCTGGTTTCTTGTTGATGGGGCTTGCTGGGGGCTTCTAGGTGGAGGCAGAGCGGCGGAAACGGGCCACAGTTCTAGAGTCTGAGGGGACTCGAGAGTCGGCCATCAACGTGGCAGAGGGGAAGAAGCAGGCACAGATCCTGGCCTCTGAGGCAGAAAAGGCTGAACAAATAAATCAGGCAGCAGGTCAGCAGAGGGTAGAGGCTGAGTGATGAACAGGGTATGGGTCTTTGAGGCTTGCTACTGGGACAGGAGCTTTTGGGGTACCCTGACCTCATAGGTTAAgctctgtctcttttcttccaGGAGAGGCCAGTGCAGTTCTGGCCAAGGCCAAGGCTAAAGCTGAAGCTATTCGCATCCTGGCTGCAGCTCTGACACAACATGTGAGAGACCCCCTAGGTGGGATTGGGGATCAGGAATTGGCAGTAGAAGAGGTTCTCTTATCTACCCTTGGGAGAAATTCCTGCCTTTTTGGTTCCACTGAGCCACATTACATGATCTCTTGTATTGTGATCTGCATATCCTCTTTCTAGGAACCTGATTTCtctccact
It includes:
- the STOML2 gene encoding stomatin-like protein 2, mitochondrial isoform X1, which translates into the protein MLARSVRASGALLLRGSVQASGRAARRASSGLPRNTVVLFVPQQEAWVVERMGRFHRILEPGLNILIPVLDRIRYVQSLKEIVINVPEQSAVTLDNVTLQIDGVLYLRIMDPYKASYGVEDPEYAVTQLAQTTMRSELGKLSLDKVFRERESLNANIVDAINQAADCWGIRCLRYEIKDIHVPPRVKESMQMQVEAERRKRATVLESEGTRESAINVAEGKKQAQILASEAEKAEQINQAAGEASAVLAKAKAKAEAIRILAAALTQHNGDAAASLTVAEQYVSAFSKLAKDSNTILLPSNPGDVTSMVAQAMGVYGALTKAPVPGAQDSVSSRSSRDVQSTDASLDEELDRVKLS
- the STOML2 gene encoding stomatin-like protein 2, mitochondrial isoform X2, with translation MLARSVRASGALLLRGSVQASGRAARRASSGLPRNTVVLFVPQQEAWVVERMGRFHRILEPGLNILIPVLDRIRYVQSLKEIVINVPEQSAVTLDNVTLQIDGVLYLRIMDPYKASYGVEDPEYAVTQLAQTTMRSELGKLSLDKVFRERESLNANIVDAINQAADCWGIRCLRYEIKDIHVPPRVKESMQMQVEAERRKRATVLESEGTRESAINVAEGKKQAQILASEAEKAEQINQAAGEASAVLAKAKAKAEAIRILAAALTQHAMGVYGALTKAPVPGAQDSVSSRSSRDVQSTDASLDEELDRVKLS
- the STOML2 gene encoding stomatin-like protein 2, mitochondrial isoform X3, whose amino-acid sequence is MDPYKASYGVEDPEYAVTQLAQTTMRSELGKLSLDKVFRERESLNANIVDAINQAADCWGIRCLRYEIKDIHVPPRVKESMQMQVEAERRKRATVLESEGTRESAINVAEGKKQAQILASEAEKAEQINQAAGEASAVLAKAKAKAEAIRILAAALTQHNGDAAASLTVAEQYVSAFSKLAKDSNTILLPSNPGDVTSMVAQAMGVYGALTKAPVPGAQDSVSSRSSRDVQSTDASLDEELDRVKLS